DNA from Onthophagus taurus isolate NC chromosome 2, IU_Otau_3.0, whole genome shotgun sequence:
TTTCCCGTCTTATTACCAAAGTCTATAGAATTAGTTTAGTGAAGCAACAAAAACCAGTGTGGTGAATAATAAGTTTTACTAAAAATCTTTTGAGAGGATACCGCTTTTATTTAACGTaagaattaaaactttaaagtttaaatccGCGTAGACGGTTTTTTTAATGCTTACTCAGTAAATAAAACCGTTTGGAATCTAGATCGAGATATGAATGACCCATTTACGTAACCATATGTAATAAAACGACTAAGAAACCGCCTTAGAATAATTAAGAACGActcgaataaataaaatttacgcTTTGCAACTTTGCTAAATACGTTTGGGTTTTCTTAAGAAAACTCTTCGTTGAGTGTCTTCAACCAAAAAGATCTTTCTCTTTGACGACCATCTCTTCTCTCCTTGTTGGCATTTAGGTCAACGAGTTCGTGGTAGTCATAGACATATCAGATTGTGGTCAGATCACGTGAAATACCGGCCTCAAAGTCAGGTCGACCGCTAATTAggaacaattaaaacatattcCACTTTGCAATTAATCCTTTTTAGTTGCAcgtttataacaataacaattcaATAAGCTTATTATTTCCTTACACATAAAAGATCATAATCGCATCGCATCTactattgaattatttataacgaaaggttttaaattttaaatattattatgtgCGATGAATAGGTGATATAAAAACGTGGTTTTCTCGGTTAATCcttttattaaatgatttcTCACGGTCTTACAGCATTACAATGAAAGTCATACCGTTagttttactgtaatttttttattgttatacaTATTGTAGCagttatctttttatttatatttaaatagtattaattttatattattgtcTTTGTTTTAGATTTATTCGGATCCGGAATCGGAGAAGGCAATTATGAGCTCAGTTGTCTATTGCATACATCACAAAGAAGGTTGCAAATGGTCTGACGAGCTCCGCAAATTGAAGGTCagttacatttatttttccatGTAAGGTGAGAGAGTACTTTGTATGTTTGTATcagcattttaaagtttcaataaGTTATTTAGTTTGTggtacaattttattttaactacaAATTCTTTagatgaaattattttcattcaaCCGTGACTACAGCAACAAACATTTATCCTTGTGTTTCCAAGCCGATATCTTAGTTGTCGTTAGAGGTggtgaaatattaaatacaccactagaaagcCTGATTTTGTCTTCATATAAGTATTGTCCTGTCAATATCATGATATCAACAGCAGGATAAAAATAAAGGACGTCACCGTTTACCGAATACCCCtcaaaatgatcaaatttCAAGTCAGTGTGCAACCGCTATGCAACCGAATTTAAGAAAAAGCTTTATCAATTTGAAAAGAACACACTTTAAGCTATGTAAATCCGGGTTTTGTCCGGTCAATATCTATTGGCGTTGGCCAAAAAACACACCTAATAAATAACCTTACACATAGAATCGGTAAATTGACCTTTCTCAGTATAACTCTTTTATTGCATAGGAACAAAAAACTAAAGCAGTATCAACCATAcaggaaattttccgctctatgcATTGGTATATAAATTTGGTAGATCGCATGGCTGCACAAGCATGATGTTAATGACAGTAATGATGCTGTAATCATTTATATACGGCAATTATACGCGGTTTTCGCAGTTTTTTGGGGGAAAATGCTTGTGTAACCTTACGatctactaaagttatatactACTGTATACagcggaaaatttcctatacaTTCTGTATAGTTATGGAGTTTTatccgtatcatataagaaagttatgaataaaaacgTAATTATACGCGGTTTTCGCAATTTTTCGGTGGAACATGTTTGTGTAACCATGACATCTACTAAAATTACATACCATTGTATAGAgctgaaaatttcctatacaTTCTATATGGTCCCGGAGTTTTTtagtatcatataagaaagttattattcctaaaatgatttaatgtGCTCCAAAAACGTTCTACAGAAAGGaatggttttaaaatatcgtaatcgattttattcgacaaaacccggttttagatgaagaaaagATCAGGCTTTTTAATGGCGTACTTAATATTTCACTATCTCTAAAGACAACGATGATATCGGCTAGTAAAGTAAAAGGAAAAACAAGGGTAAAAGGTTGTAGTTGTAGTTGCACGGAGTTTTCATTCATATTAATTAATCTaggaaagaaattaaaaactattcaaaatttaaattgctttacaaaaaaattgtttgataaataaattaaaaagtaattcttattaatgaaaagttatggaattaaaagttttccaagttctttaaataaaggttaaaactatttttaagaCAATTTTACACATACCTACAAATAAACCCACTTAATTACTAAGTAATGCCATACTTTCTTTCCGCGTGGTAGTTTTGCCTAAGACGACACACGTGCCCAACCTTCCGGCGTTTTACAACATCTTGCAACGTGTTCACCAGTCCATATACTAAACCCACCGGGGGAAAACTCTCTGAACCGTTCAAAATTACCGCAATTTGCACTGCTCCTTATTCTTCAAACCCAACTAATTCCTCTCTTCAACCATTAGTATATTACTAACGTTCAGATACAGATGGTCCTAGGTTTCCCctcattttccttttttttactTCATCCATCAtcactttcttatttttttaatttcctgtaattgtttaaattcaaaattttttatcaatttatttctttccGTTGTAGGCTCATTTAAACACGTGCAAACACGACGCCATACCGTGCACGAGCCATTGTGGTGCTCAGATACCACGGGTGCTTATGGAGGATCATTTAAAGTACACGTGTCCGCAAAGAAGGGCGCGATGCGAGTTTTGCAGCAAAGAGTTCACCGGACACACCTTGGAGGTAAGTGCAGGATAAATCGGGATGGTGAAGAGTCGTTATTAGGATTTATCGGTGGATTACGGGAGGAGGATGCGTGTGAAACACCATTTTGCAAAGTAATGAAAACGAATGGGGTCGTTTAAACCTCAATGGTAGATGATGGTTTGAAAATGGAAAAGTGATTGTAAatttttctaacatttttcataaagttGGTTTAACACTATTCACCTAAATCTATCAATTATCCACCCAAACAGATTAGCAAATTCCTTCTTAAGTATTCAAGTATGCGACTAGTTCTCGGTTAACGTCCGTTTCTAATCAAACATTCCCAGATAGTACCAAGTCTACCAAGAAACACCGTGAGCTCGTTGCACTTACGGAGCCGTTCACCGGTACACACACAGGTTCTTGTGTTCGTTCATTCATGGTTCTTCTTCTCGTCCACTCCGCCGGTTTCATTCTCATGGTACCAAGAGTAACCTTGACTGACCTCGTCCATTTTCGTTCTTGCTCGTTTCCTCAGAATCGCGTTCACGTCCGCCACGATGTCCTGAACGAAGATAGCATAAGTAAACCAAAATAAACCTGAAATAAACTAGATATCTTtgggaaaagaaaaaacaaacttaaaaAGGAAGGATGTAATTCTAACATTGTTTGTGTTCAACGCTATGAATGTGCCTTTTTGTTGAAGTATCAATTTATTCGATGTGTTCTGGAATCCGGGTAACCTAGATGTTAATTTCATGAAGATTAAGGATATTAGTGATGATTCATATGCATATTATTAtcgtaaataaatattgttttgaatattttttataatttctattccatttaatcatttttataaccGCACGAGAAGCGGAGTACACACATCATCAATtgcaaatattttagaaaccGTTACACACAGCTACAAGAAATTATGTCATCCGAACGTTAACGTTTTCTTCTTCTCCAACCATTGTCCCAGTTTCTCTCGACATACCTGAGGCTTCTAACTTTGCAATTACAaaactttaacaaaaaattgtttataactcaTCGCAGATTCCAACCTCTTAAACATATGATAAACTACTCTATAACTCATTTTCGTTTTGTTCATCGCCACATAAATACTTAGCATGTCAACGAGTTGAGAATCATTAACCTATTTTATTTCCGAATACACCGTAAAGATTTATAAGTTATGATTGTCTTTGTGGCGAAGAAAATCTTTTGGAATCTTAGTGTCTAGACTAATGAAGGTGGATTtctaaatttctaaaaataagcTTCTCCTACAaactaaaccaaatttaaACTTACTTAAAGAAGTCATTCTATTTTTACCGTGAATTCTTAACTGGGTTCAATGAATGACTATTACTCGTATACATTCTCAAATCATCATCAAAGATCTTAATGGAATCATTTAATATGACTCATtgaatttaatacattaaaatctcgatataacagaCCTCGTGAAAATAGACTTCGGATGTAACgaacaaaatatacaaatcGGGTTATTCCTCAAGTTGCTttattccatgttcatagataaactcgTGGTATATATTCAAAGAGTTCAAAgacggtagttctagttttaattgctagattcttatatattttaatttgaatgaaaactagaactaacactagacctagaactagacacattcaggtttagccgtacgtctcttaagacggctaaccccgaatgttgctaattctaaataaaatttgttatataacggacttttggctataacatttttttgtaacattttagATATTCTTTAAACGTTTTCTAACCTcattctatttttatcataaagCTTAATTAACTCCTACCATCACGAATTCTCCAGTCATcacaagaaaattttaaacgaaaccATTTAAAGTGACTCATAGCTATAAAgtccttttagtttttttttttttcaaagaaatccttttatttaatagatcttttctttattatagaACCATATAGGATCCTGCGGGTACGAACCAATGTACTGTGAGAACAAGTGCGGAATGAAAATTCAACGTAGGCATTTGAGCCAACACAAGAACAACGAGTGTTCGAAACGATTGCTGGCTTGTCGATACTGTTCAAAAGAATTCGTGGCGGATACTTTAGCTGCTCACCACATAAAATGCGGTCGAGTGCCGGTTGCTTGTCCGAACAGGTGTGATTCGAACTTGTTGGCTAGAGAAGATCTCGATCTTCATCTTAAAGATCATTGCACGGTTTCTGTTATGAGTTGTAATTTTAAAGACGCCGGTTGCAGATTTaaggtaaatattaaaaaaaaaaaaataacaatacaattataaagttgatcatttcattttataggGTCCTAGATATTCCATGGAAAAACATTTGGaagaaaattgtcaacaaCATCTCACCTTAATGTGCAGTGTTGTAACAAAACAACAACATCAAATAAGTTCGTTAAAAAGCGCTTTATCGAGATTATCATTAAATTATTCTGGGACTTTAATTTGGAAGATAAGcgatttttcttcaaaaatggGCGAGGCGAAAAATAAGGATGGAATGGAATTGGTTTCTCCACCTTTTTATACTAGTCAATATGGTTATAAATTACaggtaaataaaaacttaaatgattcaaaataatttaattaataattttaatttaattttaggcTTCTCTTTTTCCAAATGGAAATGGAGCTGGAGAAGATACCCACATTTcggtttatataaaaattttacctgGAGAATACGACGCTTTATTAAGGTGGCCCTTTTCTCATTCCGTTTCGTTCACGTTGTTCGATCAATCGTCGTGTCCAGAAAAAGCTTGCAACATCGTCGAAAGTTTCATTCCAGATCCAACCTGGAAAAACTTTCAGCGACCAAGTAAAGAACCAGACTCCTTAGGATTTGGATTTCCAAGATTTGTCTCACatgaaatgttgaaaaaacgGCATTTCATGAAAGATGACACAATGTTTATTCGAGTTAAAGTTGATCCAAGTAAAATTGTCGCTGTATAAagatttgttataaatatttaatttcctGATCTCTTTTTGTAAACatatgtaaatattattttttgtaaattttattaaaaaacgtaATAATTTATGGgatatattttaagtttattattatttttattaataagactggattgtattttttattaatttttttttaaagaacttAAATCTTAAACATCGTATCAATATATTTATGCAACTTATAAATATACCAtctaataacaataatatcgttatcaaataaataatcgtTGTAATGGATAAATAACCACAATAACGcatatatttaaagtttatacGTTTACTACTATAATTATTTAGTTCTTATATAGTTAGGTTGCTCAGGAAGGCAtgtataaaaaagattttctttcattcttcTATACCAGTTCttataatttcgtttttaatctttttcgaTTAAGGAAGGtacttattatatttttgttgtatttttgtgATAGCTGGAGCGTACCAAAGGTTATTTTGTGTTAATAGTCGGATCTGTAAATATGTATGTACGTTAATTAATCCTCTTTTATTGTATCTGCATAGATATAATTGTATGTTTCGTCGAAAAAAGTCatataaatattaagtttGTAAGTTTTGATATGTGTGTTTGAGTttagttattaataatgaataaaagttcaacttgtactataaaatgttgttttattttatatgatttaagGAGATCAAGTTAAGTATATTTAAGTCTAAATTTCAGCTCTCATAAATTGAATACTGCACTTGGGATATTGTTGTtgtgtttttatatcttaGTGCTTTCTTATAACAGGTAGAAGAGTTTCGAGTGGCCTTTAATGTTTATGCAGATTTGTTATTTACAttcgtttaaactttatttagtGGTAAAGATTTGATTTGATAGCAAGCTTCAACATAACTGCAGCTTTTCCCATTTAAACAATAGCCTGATTGAAATTAGTGGTACCGAAAGATACTAAGTCGTGATGTCCAAACATCTGGTCACATGGATATTTATATGATCCAGTTTTGTATGACTCGTATGACTTAAAGCTTTCTTGAGCTTTTATTCAGCATTTGCAAACTTTTCAACTCCTAAAAAAAGACCTTAGAAGACCTTGGGTCTACTCCAAGACATAGTTTTAATAGTGTAAGATTATTTTAGTACTTTAATAgtataaattactttaattttattagtataattagttaataaaattaaatcaaataaattactatttCATGTTCAAAACTTAGTGTTTCTAGTTACTTTTCATGCTTATACTGCCAATTacttttataatcaaaatactttattttcggtttataattaaaatccgAACAAAACAGTATCATCTAATTAGACGCAATCTATTTTTCTgtagaattaatttaataataatgaattaaatttaattaaaattaaaacacttaaaaaaatttgttatgttGGCAACCatgtttttataaacataacctctCTCAACACGTGTTGACGTATTTTCACTACTTGTAAAACGTGCGTGCATTCTTTTGTGATTTACTTTTAAGCAACTGATTAAAATCATggtttcaaaaaagaaaaagaaggtaaatacttaattaattatattaaaataaatttcttcatCTTATATTCAATAATTTAGTACACAACCGGAGAAGGATCTCAATTTATGTCCCGAAAAAGTGCTCTCCGAAAACTCCAATTATCCTTAAACGATTTTCGTCGATTATGTATTCTAAAAGGTGTTTACCCGCGAGAACCTCGCAATCGAAAGCGTGCACAAAAAGGAACCCCTGGTATAAAAACTTTGTACCATGTAAAAgatatacaatttttaatgcACGAACCGATtatatggaaattaagagaaTATAAGATATTTAATAGAAAAGTCGGACGTGCAAAAGctgttaaagattttaaaagtatGAGAAGATACCTCGATGCTCATCcaacattaaaattagatCATATTGTAAAAGAACGTTATCCAACATTTATAGATGCTTTACAAGATTTAGATGATTGTTTAACTTTATGCTTTTTATTCAGTACTTTCCCTTCATTGGATCATATCCCTCGGGAACAATCTAATTTATGTAAACGATTAACAATGGAATTTTTGCATGCAGTTATTGAAAGTAAAGCtttaagaaaagtttttatttcaataaaaggTTATTATTATCAAGCAGAAATAAAAGGCCAAACAATAACATGGATCGTTCCACATCACTTCAGTTTTGAACCACAAAAAAGGGCtgaagttgattttaaaataatgtcaaCATTTGTTGAGTTTTACACAATTATGTTAGGATTCGTTAATTTTCGTTTATAccattgtttaaatttacattatcCTCCAAAATTTGCAGCTGTTGAGgatattgaaaaaagtttAGTTGATGAAAATGCTTTTGTTGCTGAGAGAGTAGCAgctttaaattttccattagCTAAAACTGTTTCTGGAAAAGATGTAGATGATGAAAATATAGAAATTGATAGTTTTAATACAGAGGAGAATTCGGAAGCTTTGGAAGAAGCTAAAAAAGAACAAGAacaagtaaaaaatttaaaaacgttattaaaaggattaaaattctttttaaaccGTGAAGTTCCACGCGAACCACTCGTTTTTATTATACGTTGTCTTGGTGGAGAAGTATCTTGggataaaaaatcatttgttGGATCCACATTTCAAGAAAATGATGAAACCATCACCCATCAAATCGTTGATAGACCCTCAATGGAGAAACAGTATATTTCTAGATATTATATCCAACCACAATGGGTTTTTGATTGTGTTAATACAAGAACTTTACTTCCtgttaacaaatattttatgggTGAAGTTTTACCACCACATCTTTCACCATTTGTTGATAAAGATAGAGATCAGAGTTATGTTCCACCTGAGGAACAGGCGTTGTATGATGGAAATTTATTGGAGGACATGAAGAAACAGGAAAGTGAAGATGAAAAAGATCTTAGTGATAATgaggaagaaaaaatggatgatgatgatgatgaaaacGGCGATGAAGCTAGTGATAAAGATGGTGGTGATGAGGAAattgatgaagaaaaaaatgttaaggtaaaaaaaaatgatgaatttAGTATGGTTTTCTTGTGtgatttgttaatttttaaatattttttagacaCAGAAACTGTCAGTAAAACCGGGTGAAGTCTCCAAAGAACATCCAGGTGAGAAAAAACGCCAAGAACGTCAAGAATATAAGTTAAGagaaaaaatggttaaaaagaaacataaaaatctttataaaagcATGATGAAAGCGCGACAAGATAGAGGAAAAGAAGCTTGgttattgaagaaaaaacgACGACTAAATGAGGAAAAAGGCAAGATTGAGAAAAAGCAGACGAAACGCGAAAGTAAAGTGTAAGAAATGGGACCAGAAATAAAACTTGATTAATTTACttgtttttgttctttaattGTTTTACTTTGTATTTTGGGATCATGTAAAAATTCGAATTAGAGACTTTGATGGATCtttatgattttaatgtttgcCCCTAAATCTACTCTATTATACAGAGTCGCTGATATGTATGGAAACGGTCGGTTATCTCCTAAAGTAAGATAGctagcaaaaaaaaagttaagatacaaaagttttagcgttttttagaaactattacaataaagacaaattaagtatacagggtcagtcaaaaagttatgacgacacaaagttgtattttctttaatggaacacctgtatattattccatatttcgGTTCATCtcgaaattctaaacaaaattcatgtaGCACATCATAAACCTAAACTTAACCATTTTCGTGAtattgaattttgaaaatcactcTTATAAATtagacaaaaatatttttgtcgaATATATTCATAATTCATCCAGTTACCTTTGAAAGTTTTTCATCTCCATAGCAACGCAGTTACATAACACAtgtcaaaaattgtttgaataaTTTGCGCCTAAAGATAAATTATGTCACTAATTAGAAGTTTAGATGAAttgaaatatggaataatatacAGAGGTGGTCCATTAAAGAAACCGTAACTTTGtttcgtcataactttttgactgatcctgtatatttaattgtattttttttaataactactAATACTTTattgtaatagattttaaaaaacactaaaacttttgtatcttaacatttttcgcTAACTATCTTACGTTTCTATACATATCAGCGACTCTGTATACAGGTtgtatctaaattgatgcgatTTTAAGAGGtgtttttttaacgaaaattaaagGGGGTGTTTCAATTAACTTTTTGGTCAAAACCCCTTCTCCTCCAAGTTACGGCCCTCTAAAGTTAAGGGTAAAAATCTGCAACTTTCTTATCTCTTTAtattttacaactaacaaattgttagtttgatcacaaaaaataaaataatgctgaGATCAGTTTGAcataatttcatttctttgactaataataaccaatctGAATTAATTCTCCTGAGCctgtgtattattttatttttttgtgatcaaactaacaattttaggagaaaatgtcaagagacaaaaaagttacgtTTTGAATCCcactatttaaatcaagtttttaaatagaaaaatttagacgtattaaaaagttgaattcaatcaatttattattttagttttccatgttatttatttgaatCCCACTTCAATTATAATAATGCCGGTacgaaataaatacaaaaaaatataataatgcATATAACAATTAACTATACAAAGATTACCAATAAAATATGGACAACAATGATTGTGGTGTTTGAGAAAATTtagatttgttaaaattaacaattatgtttaagaatgaaaatgttacataaacattttttcaacttACACAACGTAAAAAATCGCAATGAATGTCAAAAATggtgttttcattaaaaaaaaaaaaaaagtacagATTTGAATTGTcactaaatttgtttcatttaatcTTCTGTTTCGCTattttcatcttcttcatcCAACTCTGGCATTGGAAATCTTAGTATAGCTGCTATTCCAGTCAATTGTTCcaattctaatttaaaattaatacttaatcgaaaatttatttaaaaagttgattttacTTACGTTCACCTGAAATATGCATACTTGAAAAGATCTTTACTTCTCCGCCAGATTCCTTCACGGATTCCACTAATTGTACGTACTCTTTTCTAAGTGCAAGATTTTTACACCTGAATAAGTTATCAGAGATCAACAAAGTCTCAACAGCTTGGGATTCATTCGCTTTTTCAACATGTCTCTTTCCATAAAAAGCTTTAGCAGGTTCCAATTGAAGCatggtataaaaattttccagcAATTTCACTTCACCCGCCGCTTTTGTATCAGCCATTTTACTTACAACAGCAGGATCCTGGAGGACTTCTACAAAATggttaatataatataatcaagatggtttcaaattttaaggtttatCAGTTACCTCTTAGAGAATGTTTAAATCCGGAAGATGAATGAACGAgcataaatttgcttttattATCTAGCAATACCTTATTATCGGTTTTAACAGCCGTTTGGAACATGTACTCGTAAAATTGGTCTCGGACAAAGCCCGGGGAAGCTATCAAGACACATTTcacaatatcaaaatttacatGGCGGAGTATACCTTGCATTacattatcataaaatttgtttaaaccctaaaaaacaattttattgtattataatttatatgaaataacaaattattaaagaaattgttttaattgtttggatttctaataatttctttgtaaatgattaattacaaatcaaatacagtgtgttaattaattatcgtacccgacaaagtatgcaaccaatatcacagaaTGGTCTTGCAACGCAACGAAAGTTCCTAAAAACGATGGCGacaatttattaactttaaaagacCGTTTAATCTTTTCGGTAAAAAATATGGGCCTATCAAATGATCAGCGACGATGGCAGCTCAAACATTTACGGATAATTGTTGCTGATGATAGCCTTCTGCAATTTCATGTGGATTTTCTTCTGCCCATATGTGGttattgtaaaaattgaaaataccatCCTTCGAGAAAGATGCTTCATCGGTAAACAAAACTTCGGCTCCAAACTCAggattttgagctattttgtCTTGCATCCATGTACAAAAAGCCAATCTTGGCGGAAAATCTCTTGGAAATAAGGCTTATACTCTTTGGATATAGTAGGGATACATAAGTtgtcttttcaaaattctccaaacCATCGTGTGAGATAGATTTAAGTTGTGAGCAATTTTTGTGGTACTTGTGATcggattttcatcaatttcgttGAGGACAGCCTCTTCTACTTGGGGATTTGCAACATAGGCTGGCCATTATCAGCAGTATTCCTTTTAAAATTCCATTTTCTCACAGTTGTTGGTGAATGCGTAGAAACAAGTTATGGTGTGGTACAGGACGATCAGGATGTCTTTCTTGATACAACCGCCTTGCTTCTGCCGAATTACCGCACGCTATTGTTACCATTCGGTAAAGGTTTCAGCGTTTGcgtaattcatttttaattttgtaatacaagtttactttttgcaggtacaaactaattgttattttaacaGGAGGtagcttttgttataaaatttaaagcctacttgttaaaaataaattgtacaattttttacacaAACGCTGAAATGTGCGAAATGCTTTACCTTTACGgtttggagaattttgaaaagacaacttttgtatcatttttttttattttgcaattatGAAGTTAACGCTTGCTTTTGTTACTTGTTCTAacgtttacaaaaattttgtttaattgtaaaataaaatttttatttcaaaaaattgaccatGTTTTCCaacataaaagttgatttttctagaaaacggTCAACTTTAGAGTTCATGGCCTtcagtaccttttttgtgtagaaaacaTTGACGGTTCAAATAGGCGTCTCAAAACCGTACTTTTTccagtggcgtagaagttggggagaaaaacaaccactaccctttcaaaatcttcactaattatgatttaaaaaaaatttttttcgcaGAAAACTTAGCTTATTACGAATAGAAAATGCTTACAAACGCTGTTTTCTGTATGATAAACGGTTCCGGAGATATTCGCAAAAAACTTTTGTTTATTCAATTTCAACGCcctgtatctcgaaaatggtgcaTTTTAGAGGGTAAGTTGATACGaacttttattcaaatttttggacaagctatcacatcctgaagtcctgcggatatattatgaaacaccctgtatatctagatatattttaataattaaaaaaatattttaaatataaaaaagatctaactttctgttcttttatttaaaataatttttagtgtaTCCATAGATTGAAATTAATGTCGAAAGTAGTGGTAAACCAACCGCTAGAAACAACAATAGTTCTAAAAAGAActgtttcaaaaaatataaaagcaGCAAAAAACGGttaaagaacaaagaaaatacgATTGTTGTACCCACAAAACGTACGACAATCACAACAATAACGCAAGGTCAGCTTTCAACATCTggttactaatttaaaattatccaagctatCACTACATATTGAGATATGCAGCCAATATTACACAGGTCACGtgagttataattaattaacacagtgtattATTACTTCACATTTTTATACCTTTTCATGTTGTTGTACGAATCCTTTCCTTTTCCTAGGTATTGatacatcaattttaattctaaccAGCGTCATACTCGCCGTTA
Protein-coding regions in this window:
- the LOC111427002 gene encoding protein pelota, which produces MKLVYKELDKDGEGTVCLIPEESEDIWHAYNLISEGDSVRGSTIRKVQTESSTGSSTSNRVRTTLTISVENIEYDTQACKLRLKGRNIEENPYVKMGAYHTLDLELNRKFTLRKHEWDSVAIDRVESACDAAQNADVAAVIMQEGLAYICLITASMTLVRIKIDVSIPRKRKGFVQQHEKGLNKFYDNVMQGILRHVNFDIVKCVLIASPGFVRDQFYEYMFQTAVKTDNKVLLDNKSKFMLVHSSSGFKHSLREVLQDPAVVSKMADTKAAGEVKLLENFYTMLQLEPAKAFYGKRHVEKANESQAVETLLISDNLFRCKNLALRKEYVQLVESVKESGGEVKIFSSMHISGEQLEQLTGIAAILRFPMPELDEEDENSETED
- the LOC111426970 gene encoding pescadillo homolog — protein: MVSKKKKKYTTGEGSQFMSRKSALRKLQLSLNDFRRLCILKGVYPREPRNRKRAQKGTPGIKTLYHVKDIQFLMHEPIIWKLREYKIFNRKVGRAKAVKDFKSMRRYLDAHPTLKLDHIVKERYPTFIDALQDLDDCLTLCFLFSTFPSLDHIPREQSNLCKRLTMEFLHAVIESKALRKVFISIKGYYYQAEIKGQTITWIVPHHFSFEPQKRAEVDFKIMSTFVEFYTIMLGFVNFRLYHCLNLHYPPKFAAVEDIEKSLVDENAFVAERVAALNFPLAKTVSGKDVDDENIEIDSFNTEENSEALEEAKKEQEQVKNLKTLLKGLKFFLNREVPREPLVFIIRCLGGEVSWDKKSFVGSTFQENDETITHQIVDRPSMEKQYISRYYIQPQWVFDCVNTRTLLPVNKYFMGEVLPPHLSPFVDKDRDQSYVPPEEQALYDGNLLEDMKKQESEDEKDLSDNEEEKMDDDDDENGDEASDKDGGDEEIDEEKNVKTQKLSVKPGEVSKEHPGEKKRQERQEYKLREKMVKKKHKNLYKSMMKARQDRGKEAWLLKKKRRLNEEKGKIEKKQTKRESKV